In Phaseolus vulgaris cultivar G19833 chromosome 10, P. vulgaris v2.0, whole genome shotgun sequence, a single genomic region encodes these proteins:
- the LOC137815932 gene encoding uncharacterized protein: MLSLNQGQKVEEVGVWDNVEWRWNLTWRRRRFQWEEMQVMELDSIITRVSVKKDVVDILEWRNEDSGCFTVKSAYGSLTSMDRDTQKQVFINLWKMKTFPYVLLTAWRVLLGKIPTRLCLKKRGVLLNSALCALCESEEESCQHLFMECKYAWKVWNLCFKWFGILFVQHNVIETHFESFILTAGSKKQNLIWKGVWTAVIQCLWEHRNAVVFNVGVVDVDEVFYKVQLKSWMALKHKGPRFSYLLSDWVLNPWPCISSYK, translated from the coding sequence ATGTTATCCCTCAATCAAGGCCAGAAGGTAGAAGAGGTGGGAGTTTGGGATAATGTGGAGTGGAGGTGGAACTTAACTTGGAGAAGACGTAGATTTCAGTGGGAGGAGATGCAGGTTATGGAGTTAGATAGCATTATAACTAGGGTAAGTGTTAAGAAGGATGTTGTGGATATCTTGGAATGGCGGAATGAGGATTCAGGCTGTTTCACGGTGAAATCAGCGTACGGGAGCCTAACCAGTATGGACAGGGACACGCAAAAACAAGTGTTTATTAATCTCTGGAAGATGAAGACGTTTCCTTATGTTCTGCTTACAGCATGGAGGGTGTTGCTAGGAAAAATCCCAACAAGACTTTGTTTGAAAAAGAGAGGAGTGCTGCTAAATTCTGCCTTGTGTGCTTTGTGTGAGTCTGAGGAGGAATCATGTCAACACCTGTTTATGGAGTGTAAGTATGCTTGGAAGGTCTGGAATCTGTGCTTTAAATGGTTTGGAATTCTTTTTGTCCAACATAATGTCATTGAGACTCATTTTGAGAGTTTTATCCTCACTGCTGGtagtaaaaaacaaaatttgatatgGAAAGGTGTGTGGACAGCTGTTATTCAATGCTTGTGGGAGCATAGAAATGCAGTGGTTTTCAATGTAGGTGTAGTGGATGTGGATGAAGTGTTCTATAAGGTACAGCTAAAATCGTGGATGGCGTTGAAGCATAAGGGACCTAGGTTCTCTTATTTGCTCTCTGATTGGGTGTTGAACCCATGGCCCTGTATCAGCAGCTACAAGTAG
- the LOC137815941 gene encoding uncharacterized protein yields MGGSIKSRYLNHIIAREGAEFVCLQETKTREVTEAKCFAVWGNNRIGWIHHEGDNGNGSLISMWHKEAFSYDSHVVGKGFIAVVGTHIKANLRCVLVNVYATCILRDKKILWEELTSVKEALQVPVWCLCGDFNVVRSRCERKGIRVGVDSSSEIVGFNSFIENNMLFDLPIVGKNFTWFKPNGTAKSRIDRVLVSEEWLVRWPMSKQYVQSREVSDHCAIVVKDVQKDWGPKPFRSLDIWLQERSFCGMVKDFWLAYSVEGNAFVRFKEKLKSLKGDLKKWNRDVFGNIYTVKREIL; encoded by the coding sequence ATGGGGGGGAGTATTAAATCCAGGTATCTGAACCATATTATAGCTCGGGAAGGGGCTGAGTTTGTGTGCTTGCAAGAGACAAAAACTAGGGAGGTTACGGAGGCTAAATGCTTTGCTGTTTGGGGAAACAATAGAATCGGATGGATACACCATGAAGGGGACAATGGGAATGGAAGCTTGATATCTATGTGGCATAAGGAGGCGTTTAGCTATGACAGTCATGTTGTGGGGAAAGGTTTTATAGCAGTTGTTGGAACTCATATTAAAGCAAATCTTAGATGTGTTTTGGTCAATGTCTATGCAACCTGTATTTTAAGAGACAAGAAGATCCTTTGGGAGGAACTAACGTCTGTTAAAGAGGCCTTGCAGGTTCCGGTGTGGTGCCTTTGTGGTGATTTTAACGTCGTCAGAAGCCGTTGTGAAAGAAAGGGGATTAGGGTCGGTGTTGATTCCTCTAGTGAAATTGTAGGTTTTAATAGTTTCATTGAGAACAATATGCTTTTCGACTTGCCAATTGTTGGGAAGAATTTCACATGGTTCAAACCAAATGGGACGGCGAAAAGTAGAATAGATAGAGTTCTGGTCTCTGAAGAGTGGTTGGTCAGGTGGCCAATGAGCAAACAATATGTGCAAAGTAGGGAAGTTTCAGATCATTGTGCAATAGTGGTGAAGGATGTACAGAAGGACTGGGGTCCTAAACCTTTCCGTTCTCTTGATATTTGGCTTCAGGAAAGGAGTTTTTGTGGAATGGTAAAAGATTTTTGGTTAGCGTACTCTGTTGAGGGGAACGCATTTGTAAGGTTCAAAGAGAAGTTGAAGTCTCTAAAGGGTGATCTTAAAAAATGGAATAGGGATGTGTTCGGTAATATCTATACTGTAAAGAGGGAGATATTGTAA